A single Comamonas sp. NLF-1-9 DNA region contains:
- a CDS encoding peptidylprolyl isomerase, which yields MRLLPPSRRLRTGVLCVLALAGAATAQATDANSVLLEGAGVQVSTGDVLREIADQPLQTRAQLFADPDVLRNVVDHIYLRRAFAARALQQGLNNTPEVRERLQALREGVLAEAMLGSIRSGATPPTDALEKAARAAYQAERERFQAPERTHARHILVRGTDEAAHQRARQLLEELKAGADFSRLAKENSADPGSAAKGGDLGFFERGKMVAPFEKALDALQQPGELSEPVLTQFGWHIIRLEKRVPAMARSYDEVRDELYAEIIGRAQTRAQQEANEQLRAQAQGDETLLQSFAAQEKAKLPPVDFSARAGK from the coding sequence ATGAGACTTCTGCCCCCGTCCCGGCGCCTGCGCACAGGCGTCTTGTGCGTGCTTGCGCTGGCCGGCGCCGCCACGGCGCAGGCCACTGATGCAAACTCCGTGCTGCTGGAAGGCGCCGGCGTGCAGGTGAGCACGGGCGACGTGCTGCGCGAAATTGCCGACCAGCCGCTGCAGACCCGCGCACAGTTGTTTGCCGACCCCGACGTGCTGCGCAACGTGGTAGACCACATCTATCTGCGCCGCGCCTTTGCGGCACGGGCACTTCAGCAGGGCCTGAACAATACACCCGAAGTGCGCGAACGCCTGCAGGCCTTGCGCGAGGGCGTGCTGGCCGAAGCCATGCTTGGCTCCATCCGCAGCGGCGCCACGCCACCGACCGACGCCCTGGAAAAAGCGGCCCGCGCCGCCTACCAGGCCGAACGCGAGCGCTTTCAAGCCCCGGAGCGCACGCACGCGCGCCACATCCTGGTGCGCGGCACCGATGAAGCGGCCCATCAGCGCGCACGGCAACTGCTGGAGGAACTCAAGGCCGGCGCCGACTTTTCCCGGTTGGCGAAGGAAAATTCCGCAGATCCGGGCAGCGCCGCCAAGGGCGGAGACCTGGGCTTCTTCGAGCGCGGCAAGATGGTCGCCCCCTTTGAGAAGGCGCTGGATGCGCTGCAGCAGCCGGGCGAGCTGAGCGAGCCGGTGCTGACCCAATTCGGCTGGCACATCATCCGCCTGGAGAAGCGCGTCCCGGCCATGGCGCGCTCCTACGACGAGGTGCGCGACGAGCTGTACGCTGAAATCATTGGCCGGGCGCAGACGCGCGCCCAGCAGGAAGCTAACGAGCAACTGCGTGCCCAGGCCCAGGGCGACGAGACGCTGCTGCAGTCTTTTGCGGCGCAAGAAAAGGCCAAGCTTCCGCCGGTAGATTTCAGTGCTCGCGCGGGCAAATAA
- a CDS encoding ABC transporter permease translates to MHALLADANALWRARSLCWVLTRRDIAARYAGTALGVLWAYAQPLLTVAAYYLVFDVVFAMRLGAGAPTRAVGTYLIAGLLPWMAFADALSRGMTSLVESAGVLQKNALPPMLFVARAVLASSVVYAPLLVLLLLAYAPLHGFAPAMAALPLLVLGQVLLCLLWGAVLAILAAALRDVLQLVSFILSLGVFLSPVLFPMDMFPAAGRWLLWLNPMTGWVLGYQSTLLQGAWPAAGAWLAMGAWLLAGALVLELLLRRSREQLVDWL, encoded by the coding sequence GTGCATGCATTGCTAGCCGACGCAAACGCCTTGTGGCGTGCCCGCAGCCTGTGCTGGGTGCTGACCCGCCGCGACATTGCGGCGCGGTATGCGGGCACGGCGCTGGGCGTGCTCTGGGCCTATGCCCAGCCGCTGCTGACAGTGGCCGCCTACTACCTGGTGTTTGACGTGGTGTTTGCCATGCGCCTGGGTGCGGGCGCACCCACGCGCGCCGTGGGCACCTACCTGATTGCCGGCCTGCTGCCCTGGATGGCGTTTGCCGACGCGCTCTCGCGCGGCATGACCAGCCTGGTGGAGTCGGCCGGGGTGCTGCAAAAGAACGCCTTGCCGCCCATGCTCTTCGTGGCGCGCGCGGTGCTGGCCAGCAGCGTGGTTTATGCGCCGCTGCTGGTGCTGCTGCTGCTGGCCTATGCGCCGCTGCACGGTTTTGCGCCGGCCATGGCGGCGCTGCCGCTGCTGGTGCTGGGCCAAGTGCTGCTGTGTCTGCTGTGGGGCGCGGTGCTGGCCATTTTGGCGGCGGCGCTGCGCGACGTGCTGCAACTGGTGAGCTTCATCTTGTCGCTGGGGGTGTTTTTGTCGCCGGTGCTGTTTCCCATGGACATGTTCCCCGCAGCCGGGCGCTGGCTGCTGTGGCTCAACCCCATGACCGGCTGGGTACTGGGCTACCAGTCCACGCTGTTGCAGGGCGCCTGGCCCGCCGCCGGCGCCTGGCTGGCCATGGGCGCCTGGCTGCTCGCCGGCGCGCTGGTGCTGGAGCTGCTGCTGCGGCGCAGCCGCGAGCAACTTGTGGATTGGCTGTAG
- a CDS encoding ABC transporter ATP-binding protein: protein MLLSSPARVAADAPATLLARGLGKEYRVYASARQRLWSLLTGASRFTSHWALRDVSLQLQRGQCLGLIGDNGAGKSTLLKLLTGTLQPTQGRLERRGRVTAILELGAGFHPDFTGRQNLYFGGSLIGIGAAQMRQLEPEIIAFAELAQAMDRPLKTYSSGMVVRLAFALVTAVEPDLLIIDEALAVGDQHFQKKCVERIEAFRNNGCTILFCSHSLYHVQRLCDSALWLHQGRPRALGPTPEVIAAYEAHVRSQALAGQAGAESLAPGAGAATQAAQSTAPAHAHIEGVELPDVLPAPGADCGRLGSPHLRITIRARAPAGEQPHMGVMLEQVGGGVGITTAGTHVDGARPVQDASGAWVATVTFTDLPLHTGQYSVSAYLFDAMGLVVYDEHKDCARFQHVLPGSTPGLVHLPHHWS, encoded by the coding sequence ATGCTGCTCTCCTCCCCCGCACGGGTTGCCGCCGACGCCCCGGCCACCTTGCTTGCTCGCGGTCTGGGCAAGGAATACCGGGTCTATGCTTCGGCGCGCCAGCGTCTGTGGTCGCTGCTCACGGGCGCCAGCCGCTTCACCAGCCACTGGGCGCTGCGCGATGTGTCGCTGCAGTTGCAGCGCGGCCAGTGCCTGGGGCTGATTGGCGACAACGGCGCAGGCAAGAGCACGCTGCTCAAGCTGCTGACGGGCACGCTGCAGCCCACGCAGGGGCGGCTGGAGCGGCGCGGGCGCGTGACTGCCATCCTGGAGCTGGGCGCGGGTTTTCACCCGGATTTCACCGGGCGGCAGAACCTGTACTTCGGCGGCAGCCTGATCGGCATCGGCGCGGCGCAGATGCGCCAGCTCGAGCCCGAGATCATTGCCTTTGCCGAGCTGGCACAGGCGATGGACCGCCCGCTCAAAACCTATTCTTCCGGCATGGTAGTGCGGCTGGCCTTTGCGCTGGTGACGGCGGTGGAGCCCGACCTGCTCATCATCGACGAGGCGCTGGCCGTGGGCGACCAGCACTTTCAGAAGAAGTGCGTGGAGCGCATCGAGGCGTTTCGCAACAATGGCTGCACCATCTTGTTTTGCTCGCACAGCCTCTACCACGTGCAGCGGCTGTGCGACAGCGCGCTGTGGCTGCACCAGGGCAGGCCGCGCGCGCTGGGGCCCACGCCCGAGGTGATTGCCGCCTATGAGGCGCATGTACGCTCGCAGGCGCTGGCCGGCCAGGCCGGGGCCGAAAGCCTGGCCCCCGGCGCCGGCGCCGCCACGCAAGCGGCGCAGAGCACGGCGCCCGCCCACGCGCACATTGAAGGGGTAGAGCTGCCCGACGTGCTGCCCGCCCCCGGCGCCGATTGCGGGCGCCTTGGTTCGCCGCACCTGCGCATCACCATCCGCGCCCGCGCGCCTGCGGGCGAGCAGCCGCACATGGGGGTGATGCTGGAGCAGGTGGGCGGCGGCGTGGGCATTACCACGGCGGGCACGCACGTCGATGGCGCCCGGCCGGTGCAGGACGCCAGCGGCGCCTGGGTTGCGACGGTGACCTTCACCGACCTGCCGCTGCACACCGGCCAGTACAGCGTGAGCGCCTACTTGTTCGACGCCATGGGTCTCGTGGTCTACGACGAGCACAAGGATTGCGCGCGCTTTCAGCATGTGCTGCCAGGTTCGACGCCCGGCCTGGTGCATCTGCCGCACCACTGGAGCTGA
- a CDS encoding acyltransferase, with translation MANGGSTSATDAVTRGEKPAAALRRRNAGLDYLRSLSIAVVLANHALIGFFFGPGLVRPEGAIAVLSASAVIAIEWLFVLSGFLIGAMMIRSFDKQGRNWWGGAKDFWLRRWFRTIPNYYFFILVNALLVWLGVAEGSFAASYLVFSQNLAWQERVPHFFGESWSLALDEWFYLTLPFMVGLLGLMTLGKKHAFFLSAALLLLMPTAGRWLHATPAEFMEWDAQIRRVTIYHLDATGWGVLAAAINRWYPQWWRARSGAKAALGLVLMLAGLLAVMLLVRPHMAGAELRKLCSVFSITLMGLGTFLAMPWITQKLQGGVQLRRWTAHLSDYTYSIYLAHFPILYLFLHFCQINAARSPQYLAAVVAGWLTATLAVSACIFHGFEKPVSDLRERFTRRVDASPF, from the coding sequence ATGGCCAATGGTGGTTCTACCAGCGCGACTGACGCGGTGACGCGGGGCGAGAAACCCGCAGCCGCCCTGCGACGCAGAAACGCTGGTCTGGACTACCTGCGCAGTCTGTCGATCGCCGTCGTGCTGGCCAATCACGCGTTGATTGGCTTCTTTTTTGGCCCCGGGCTCGTGCGGCCCGAGGGCGCCATCGCGGTGTTGAGCGCCAGCGCCGTGATTGCCATCGAATGGCTGTTCGTGCTCAGCGGCTTTCTCATCGGCGCGATGATGATACGCAGCTTCGACAAGCAGGGGCGCAACTGGTGGGGCGGTGCCAAGGACTTCTGGCTGCGGCGCTGGTTTCGCACCATCCCCAACTACTATTTCTTCATCCTCGTCAACGCGCTGCTGGTCTGGCTCGGCGTGGCCGAGGGCAGCTTTGCAGCCTCCTACCTGGTGTTTTCCCAGAACCTGGCCTGGCAGGAGAGGGTGCCGCACTTCTTCGGGGAATCCTGGTCGCTGGCACTCGACGAATGGTTCTACCTGACGCTGCCGTTCATGGTGGGCCTGCTCGGGCTCATGACGCTGGGCAAGAAGCACGCCTTCTTCCTGTCCGCGGCGCTGCTGCTTTTGATGCCGACCGCGGGCCGCTGGCTGCATGCCACCCCGGCGGAATTCATGGAGTGGGACGCACAGATACGGCGCGTCACCATCTACCACCTGGACGCCACCGGCTGGGGCGTATTGGCTGCGGCCATCAACCGCTGGTATCCGCAGTGGTGGCGTGCGCGCAGCGGCGCCAAAGCGGCGCTGGGCTTGGTGCTCATGCTGGCGGGCCTGCTGGCCGTGATGCTGCTGGTGCGCCCGCACATGGCCGGCGCAGAGCTGCGCAAGCTGTGCAGCGTGTTCTCCATCACGCTCATGGGGCTGGGGACTTTTCTTGCCATGCCCTGGATCACGCAGAAACTGCAGGGCGGCGTGCAATTGCGGCGCTGGACGGCGCACCTGAGCGACTACACCTACTCCATCTACCTGGCGCACTTTCCCATCCTCTACCTGTTCCTGCACTTCTGTCAGATCAACGCCGCGCGCTCGCCGCAGTACCTCGCGGCGGTGGTTGCCGGATGGCTGACGGCCACGCTGGCGGTGTCGGCCTGCATCTTCCACGGGTTTGAAAAACCCGTGTCCGACCTGCGCGAGCGCTTCACCCGCCGGGTGGATGCGTCTCCCTTTTGA
- the gspD gene encoding type II secretion system secretin GspD, which produces MTFCKHLLSCALVAFGAVAIATAALADGAPSAAAPGAAAPETAPLSANEPRILRGTDKVIGAAPAAPRLTGPAISFNFEEAPIAEVVRTILGDLLKVDYVLYPPLNGFVTLATRTPVAPDRAMFLLESALSANGLAMVRDVRGSYHVGPPDAVNAVSPGVRQIDAVTIAPGTGPIIVPLQYIGAGEMANILRPMIPANSLLRVDTVRNLLILAGTRSQAEGWLEIVKTFDVDLLKGMSLGVFPLKYVSVAELESALRVIGGAGSAGAGTPAAQAKPAGQDSKSATPGAPANAAPAITESNPLYGALRLIPIERINSVLVVTPRAAYLDQVRDFIERFDRPTDNGMEPQLNIYKVQNGNSRHLATVLQGIFGGSPAPAYANSGVAPGLAAVTGSTGAFGAPGVVQGPGWRSNGFQNPLGSRSGAVPGGAFGSPGFNTGFGGGFGGGFGLPQATQAQAGVQPGQMQAPVSANIGNVRVMSDDLNNTLLVWGTRAEFEKIEATLKRLDQPPTQVLIEASIVEVTLNDSLAYGLQWAFDGGVGGNYQGIGTLRSGTAAMPAPAANLGVAGTQGFTYSLVNSLSKIRVALNALSKDTKVKMISNPSLMVLDNHQAMMAVGNQIPILSSVTDILSTTGAVTSTVQYRDTGVSLAVTPSVNAGNLVTMQIDQSVTDVADFGSATVNNQPVFMQRQISSKVAVRSGESIVLGGLIKDNETQGKGGVPILHELPIVGGLFGTTTNKGERTELLVILTPKVVRSDVDVRAISDDLRYRMRGLVSLSAEQAPEQPAPLRDTAAGPALAQ; this is translated from the coding sequence ATGACTTTCTGCAAACACTTGCTCTCCTGCGCCCTCGTGGCGTTCGGCGCTGTCGCCATCGCCACTGCCGCGCTTGCCGACGGCGCCCCCTCCGCCGCGGCGCCTGGCGCGGCAGCCCCCGAAACGGCGCCGCTCTCCGCCAACGAGCCGCGCATCCTGCGCGGCACCGACAAGGTCATAGGCGCCGCACCGGCAGCGCCCCGTCTGACGGGGCCGGCAATCAGCTTCAACTTCGAAGAAGCGCCGATAGCCGAGGTGGTGCGCACCATACTGGGCGACCTGCTGAAGGTGGACTACGTGCTCTACCCGCCGCTCAACGGCTTTGTCACCCTGGCTACCCGCACGCCGGTAGCGCCAGACCGCGCCATGTTCCTGCTTGAAAGCGCGCTGTCGGCCAATGGCCTGGCCATGGTGCGCGACGTGCGCGGCAGCTACCACGTCGGTCCGCCCGACGCGGTCAACGCAGTCAGCCCGGGCGTGCGCCAGATAGATGCCGTCACGATCGCGCCGGGCACCGGGCCGATCATCGTTCCCCTGCAGTACATCGGCGCGGGCGAGATGGCGAACATCCTGCGCCCCATGATTCCGGCCAACAGCCTGTTGCGCGTGGACACCGTGCGCAACCTGCTCATCCTCGCCGGCACGCGCAGTCAGGCAGAAGGCTGGCTGGAGATCGTCAAGACCTTCGACGTCGACCTGCTCAAAGGCATGTCGCTTGGCGTGTTTCCGCTCAAATACGTATCCGTGGCAGAGCTCGAATCGGCATTGCGCGTCATCGGCGGCGCCGGTTCGGCGGGGGCGGGCACTCCCGCCGCTCAAGCCAAGCCCGCAGGCCAGGACAGCAAGAGCGCAACACCTGGCGCGCCGGCAAATGCGGCGCCGGCGATCACCGAGTCCAACCCCTTGTATGGCGCGCTGCGCCTGATTCCGATCGAGCGGATCAACAGCGTGCTCGTCGTCACGCCGCGCGCGGCCTATCTTGACCAGGTGCGCGACTTCATCGAGCGCTTTGACCGGCCCACCGACAACGGCATGGAGCCGCAGCTGAACATCTACAAGGTGCAAAACGGCAACTCCCGCCATCTGGCCACGGTGCTGCAAGGCATCTTCGGCGGCTCTCCCGCCCCTGCCTACGCCAACAGCGGGGTAGCCCCCGGTCTGGCCGCGGTGACGGGCAGCACCGGCGCCTTTGGCGCGCCCGGCGTGGTGCAGGGCCCGGGCTGGCGCAGCAACGGCTTTCAAAACCCCCTGGGCTCGCGCAGCGGCGCAGTGCCGGGCGGCGCCTTTGGCTCGCCGGGCTTCAACACAGGCTTCGGCGGCGGTTTCGGCGGGGGTTTCGGGCTGCCGCAGGCAACGCAAGCGCAGGCCGGCGTGCAGCCCGGCCAGATGCAGGCACCCGTCAGCGCCAACATCGGCAATGTGCGCGTCATGTCCGACGACCTGAACAACACCCTGCTCGTATGGGGTACGCGGGCGGAATTCGAAAAGATCGAAGCCACTCTCAAGCGGCTGGACCAACCGCCTACCCAGGTGCTCATCGAGGCCTCCATCGTGGAGGTCACCCTCAACGACAGTCTCGCCTACGGCCTGCAGTGGGCTTTTGATGGCGGCGTGGGCGGCAACTACCAGGGCATAGGCACGCTGCGCTCGGGCACTGCGGCCATGCCGGCGCCGGCGGCCAACCTGGGCGTTGCCGGCACGCAGGGCTTCACCTATTCGCTGGTCAACTCGCTCAGCAAGATCCGCGTGGCGCTCAACGCGCTGTCCAAGGACACCAAGGTCAAGATGATCTCCAACCCCTCGCTGATGGTGCTGGACAACCACCAGGCCATGATGGCGGTGGGCAACCAGATCCCGATACTGTCGAGCGTGACGGACATCCTGTCGACCACCGGCGCCGTGACCAGCACGGTGCAATACCGCGACACCGGGGTCAGCCTGGCGGTCACCCCCTCGGTCAACGCCGGCAACCTGGTCACCATGCAGATCGACCAATCCGTCACCGACGTGGCCGACTTCGGCAGCGCCACCGTCAACAACCAGCCGGTGTTCATGCAGCGCCAGATCAGCAGCAAGGTTGCGGTGCGCTCGGGTGAATCCATCGTGCTTGGCGGCCTCATCAAGGACAACGAGACACAGGGCAAGGGCGGCGTGCCCATCTTGCATGAGCTGCCCATCGTCGGCGGCTTGTTCGGCACCACCACGAACAAGGGGGAACGAACCGAATTGCTGGTGATTCTCACGCCCAAGGTCGTGCGCAGCGACGTGGACGTGCGCGCCATCAGTGACGATCTGCGCTATCGCATGAGAGGGCTGGTGTCGCTGTCCGCCGAGCAGGCGCCCGAGCAGCCCGCGCCGCTGCGCGACACCGCTGCCGGCCCGGCGCTGGCCCAGTAA
- the gspM gene encoding type II secretion system protein GspM has product MKLRLHSDILLPAITLVCALGVVAAGAVYVFQKHQWVQSQLADTIEPRHARLAGLKESAAALASASARAGELESLYTHGPDQEANQIGNEVQQRVRGLLAGAGMTISSNQVLPSKEEGRLERIPLSVRAEGDIVALRGALAALAEQVPAVLLDTLDIQAQGAAEQNPQRLSVQFNFLILRRLGAPATP; this is encoded by the coding sequence GTGAAGCTGCGCCTGCACAGCGACATCCTGCTGCCGGCGATCACCCTGGTCTGCGCCCTCGGTGTCGTGGCGGCCGGGGCCGTCTATGTATTCCAGAAGCATCAATGGGTGCAGTCCCAGTTGGCGGACACCATAGAGCCGCGCCATGCCCGGCTCGCGGGGCTCAAGGAAAGCGCTGCGGCGCTTGCATCCGCCTCCGCGCGCGCAGGCGAACTGGAGTCTCTCTACACCCACGGCCCGGACCAGGAGGCCAACCAGATCGGCAACGAAGTGCAGCAGCGCGTGCGCGGCCTGCTGGCAGGCGCGGGCATGACCATCTCCAGCAATCAGGTCCTGCCTTCCAAGGAGGAGGGCCGGCTCGAGCGCATTCCCCTGTCCGTACGTGCAGAAGGCGACATCGTCGCCCTGCGCGGCGCGCTGGCCGCTCTTGCCGAGCAGGTTCCCGCCGTACTGCTGGACACGCTGGACATCCAGGCGCAGGGCGCAGCAGAGCAAAACCCCCAGCGGCTGTCCGTGCAGTTCAACTTCCTCATCCTGCGGCGCCTGGGCGCCCCGGCGACCCCATGA
- a CDS encoding PilN domain-containing protein — protein sequence MTESSNSLSLFGLDLRRAGRVYRDAWHALLKGPAFAWLAPQLPVRVLRADGQLALSNGAHLSPADARSAASPFLAVEVDEELLLRRRLVLPDMPPDTIAQALQVEAASASPFPPDDLVWGHAVTGRARGRSQNIELALASRKQLERHLQQRLGSQPQPVQAVEAVEAWTFADNGQPIVLPGWGEGLRQRKAGRYLRWAGALAIGALILASAIAITPTLQLRARAIDALASFQALQRETAPIVAQREALTHAAERLQALHGILAAHADVLPLLATLSKVLPDSTYLQSVQIRGMKLSLHGLTADSAALMQTLGAVPGFADVRAPMAATRAPGANAENFRIELQLDPAVYSLAAQSPKAHARSTAAAAQGQLAHAAPSRMPGAL from the coding sequence GTGACTGAATCTTCAAACTCCCTCAGCCTGTTCGGTCTGGACCTGCGCCGGGCAGGCCGTGTCTACCGCGATGCGTGGCATGCGTTGCTCAAGGGCCCGGCCTTTGCGTGGCTGGCCCCGCAACTGCCGGTGCGTGTGCTGCGCGCCGACGGGCAGCTTGCATTGAGCAATGGCGCTCATCTGAGCCCCGCCGACGCGCGCAGCGCCGCGAGCCCATTCCTCGCCGTGGAAGTCGATGAAGAGCTGCTTCTGCGCAGGCGTCTGGTCTTGCCCGACATGCCCCCCGACACCATTGCGCAGGCGCTGCAGGTCGAGGCCGCCTCGGCCAGCCCGTTTCCGCCCGACGATCTGGTCTGGGGCCATGCGGTGACGGGCAGAGCCAGAGGGCGCAGCCAGAACATCGAACTTGCCTTGGCCTCGCGCAAGCAGCTCGAACGCCATCTGCAGCAACGCTTGGGCTCGCAGCCGCAGCCTGTGCAGGCGGTGGAGGCGGTGGAGGCGTGGACGTTTGCCGACAACGGCCAGCCCATCGTCCTGCCCGGCTGGGGTGAAGGCTTGCGGCAACGCAAGGCGGGGCGCTACCTGCGCTGGGCCGGCGCGCTGGCCATCGGCGCCTTGATCCTGGCGTCTGCGATCGCGATTACTCCGACGCTGCAACTGCGCGCGCGCGCCATCGACGCCCTGGCTTCGTTTCAGGCCCTTCAGCGTGAGACTGCCCCCATCGTTGCCCAGCGTGAAGCCCTGACGCACGCGGCCGAGCGCCTGCAAGCCCTGCACGGCATCCTCGCCGCGCATGCCGACGTCCTGCCGCTGCTCGCGACCTTGAGCAAGGTGTTGCCCGACAGCACCTACTTGCAGAGCGTGCAGATACGCGGAATGAAGCTGAGCCTGCACGGGCTCACTGCAGATTCGGCGGCGCTCATGCAGACGCTCGGCGCGGTGCCGGGGTTTGCGGACGTGCGCGCACCCATGGCGGCCACGCGCGCTCCCGGTGCTAACGCAGAAAACTTTCGCATCGAGCTGCAACTGGACCCGGCCGTGTATTCGCTGGCAGCGCAGTCGCCCAAGGCGCACGCGCGCTCGACTGCCGCAGCGGCGCAGGGTCAGCTTGCGCATGCCGCGCCATCGCGTATGCCGGGGGCCCTGTGA
- a CDS encoding type II secretion system protein GspK, whose translation MSHRCSMTRAARCGVALVAVLWIVAALAIAVAGMLHTVRSEIRVTAADQRLLQVQAAGEAAITLVLQEMAQQRNAARPPLLRSMVSFAGTQMLVQASSLNGYVDLNRASPQLLAQVYEIVGQLDPRSAAALAQATVEARNSPDPAGRPLRFEAPEDLMLIPGVSYDLYARLRGYLVADAQGTGKINPQAAPAGLLSVLAGGDIRQGQALSLARQRDGALMNTSNLRAEFIDNSVGSRYRMQAVVPLADGSAGTFVLFVELTPDRRTGLPWQPLGSQLWLDTSSVEGADFRD comes from the coding sequence ATGAGCCACCGCTGCTCCATGACACGCGCTGCGCGCTGCGGCGTCGCCCTCGTTGCCGTGCTCTGGATCGTGGCGGCGCTTGCCATCGCCGTTGCGGGCATGCTGCACACGGTACGCAGCGAGATCCGGGTCACTGCCGCCGACCAGCGCCTGCTGCAGGTGCAGGCTGCCGGCGAGGCCGCCATCACGCTGGTGTTGCAGGAAATGGCGCAGCAGCGCAACGCGGCCCGACCGCCATTGCTGCGTAGCATGGTTTCGTTCGCTGGCACGCAGATGCTTGTCCAGGCAAGCTCGCTCAACGGCTATGTGGACCTCAACCGGGCGTCGCCGCAGCTCTTGGCTCAGGTGTACGAGATCGTGGGCCAGCTCGATCCGCGCAGCGCGGCAGCGTTGGCGCAGGCGACGGTCGAGGCACGCAACTCGCCAGACCCGGCCGGGCGGCCGCTGCGCTTCGAGGCGCCCGAAGATCTCATGCTCATCCCCGGGGTCAGCTACGACCTCTATGCTAGACTGCGCGGCTACCTGGTCGCAGACGCTCAGGGAACGGGCAAGATCAATCCGCAGGCCGCGCCGGCGGGCTTGTTGTCGGTTCTGGCGGGTGGTGACATACGGCAAGGGCAAGCACTGTCTCTGGCGCGCCAGCGCGATGGGGCGCTCATGAATACCAGCAATCTGCGCGCAGAATTCATCGACAATTCTGTGGGGTCCCGTTATCGAATGCAGGCCGTGGTGCCGCTGGCCGACGGGTCGGCGGGCACCTTCGTGTTGTTTGTCGAACTGACGCCCGATCGGCGCACAGGCCTGCCTTGGCAACCGTTGGGTAGTCAACTTTGGCTGGATACCTCCTCAGTGGAGGGGGCTGATTTCCGTGACTGA
- a CDS encoding prepilin-type N-terminal cleavage/methylation domain-containing protein translates to MNRRRQRSPGSAGFTLIELLVSMVLLSLVVAGMASVIRSMAQTQERVDQTVDTSEDFRIATSLLEATAGRISGRRRAGVQKAGESPYLFLARPQELVWVGVMPARVGMGGRTLFRLALQGTPQSQDLTLWMAPWDGASESGDWSQAQRHLLVRGVTGFRLSYEDARHPVPVWVSEWQRSDSLPARMRIELATSAGDWPLWVIPMRLLANSESSGSRFTIGGSR, encoded by the coding sequence ATGAACCGCAGGCGGCAGCGCAGCCCTGGCAGCGCCGGTTTCACCCTGATCGAGCTGCTTGTCAGCATGGTCCTGCTCTCGCTGGTCGTCGCCGGCATGGCTTCCGTCATTCGCTCCATGGCGCAAACCCAGGAGCGCGTTGATCAGACCGTGGACACGTCGGAAGACTTTCGTATTGCAACCTCCCTGCTGGAGGCGACGGCCGGCCGGATCTCCGGGCGCAGGCGCGCAGGCGTGCAAAAAGCCGGGGAAAGCCCCTACCTGTTTCTTGCCAGGCCGCAGGAACTCGTCTGGGTCGGCGTAATGCCCGCGCGCGTCGGCATGGGCGGGCGCACCCTGTTTCGGCTGGCACTGCAGGGCACGCCCCAGAGCCAGGATCTGACCTTGTGGATGGCGCCATGGGACGGCGCGAGCGAAAGCGGCGACTGGTCGCAGGCGCAGCGCCATCTCCTGGTTCGCGGTGTCACCGGTTTTCGCCTGTCCTACGAAGACGCCCGGCATCCGGTTCCGGTCTGGGTCAGTGAGTGGCAGCGCAGCGACAGCCTGCCGGCGCGCATGCGCATCGAGCTGGCCACAAGTGCGGGCGACTGGCCCCTGTGGGTCATACCCATGCGCCTGCTGGCAAACAGCGAATCCAGCGGCAGCCGCTTCACTATCGGAGGCAGCCGATGA
- a CDS encoding prepilin-type N-terminal cleavage/methylation domain-containing protein: MRHSGLSLLELLVALSIMAIAVAMLYRALGAGVRDAGRLQGQQKAVFVARSLLAATDAVPAGGWNESGAAGGYQWRVVSQPFGPVTDPASELRLYSLDLTITWNDRGQTRHLEVQTLRPQRLPIAQPGTPAS; this comes from the coding sequence ATGCGGCATTCCGGGCTCTCGCTGCTTGAGCTGTTGGTCGCCTTGTCCATCATGGCGATTGCGGTAGCCATGCTCTATCGCGCGCTGGGCGCGGGCGTGCGTGATGCAGGCCGGTTGCAAGGCCAGCAAAAGGCTGTGTTTGTGGCACGCTCCCTGCTTGCGGCCACCGACGCCGTGCCCGCAGGCGGGTGGAACGAGAGCGGCGCTGCCGGCGGTTACCAATGGCGCGTGGTCAGCCAGCCTTTTGGCCCGGTCACCGACCCCGCAAGTGAATTGCGCCTGTATTCGCTGGACCTGACCATTACCTGGAACGACCGGGGGCAGACTCGCCACCTCGAGGTGCAGACCTTGCGGCCACAGCGCCTGCCGATAGCGCAGCCGGGGACGCCGGCATCATGA